GGGACGTTTTTCCGGAACTTCTGAGGTCCGGTTGTTCAGGCTACAACATAACATACTACTGGAGCGGGGATACCTCACCGCACTACGTGACCGCGGGAGATGCCCCGTACTGTGACGTCACCGCTCAGGATCTCCTCGATGGAATGGACAGATACGCCGTTGATGATGCAATAATAAGGCTCTTCCGCAACCTCGGCGGAGATGGGACGCAGGCAAACCCAATATTAGTACAGCTACCGCCAACGGTAAACATAGTCTTCGTATCCATGGGCAACATCCCCGGCCTGTTCCAGCCCATTACAATAACACTCAGAGTCTGGAGGGAGAACGGATGAAGAAACGGCGGGCATTTCTAATGAACTCAACGGCCATACTCCTGCTGATACCCCTCATGCTTCTCCTAGCCACGTATGAGGACGTTTCATCCCAGATAATAATGAGTCAGAGCGAGAGAACCCAGGTTGAGAGAACGTACAGGGTGGTATCGTACGTTGAGATGGACTTCCAGAGAACCCTTGAGATATCCGGAAAGAGGGCGATAGTTACCGTTGTAGACTACATTGCAAACACTCGGGACTTTCTGGATCCAAACGACCCGGACGGTATGGCGAACGCCACTATACGCGACCTGGTTTTGTTCGGCCAGTCACCCCAAGTCGCGAGTAACTATTCCGAAAGGCTGATGAGAGATCAAACCGTCTTAGGCTGGCTCGGAAACATGTCCACCGAACTTAGAAGACAGGGCTATGAGCTGAAGATAGCGAACAGAACCATTGCCGAAATCGAGGCTATGAGCGTATCCCAGAGGAGCAGTTTTCTCAGAAGCAACATAGAACTAACCGTTGCCCCCCTTGACGCGTTCAGGATCGTTATACGCGCCAGAATAAAGGACGTGACGATTTCAGACGTCTCGGGCAAGGTTGTCTATACCGGCCCAATACCGAGGGAGAACTACGTTTACTCAATAATCTCAATCGAAAACCTTGAGGACCCCATATTCTCGGCACTCACCTACGGCAGGTACTACCGCTCAATTGAACCCTGTGAGTACACTTTCCCCGAACTCATGGATAGGCCCGTTAGAACACTCTACGGGAACGGCACCAGCACCAGTGACCATGTACTCGGCAAGTATTCCTCCACAGCCTGGGACACCGGACACATATTCTACGGCAACTCCTACCCAGGAGATGGTGCTGATGGATACGTGCTCCGCAGCGGGGACATAGCCGGCGTTACCGCCCCGATAATCGTCAATACCACAATAAACGGCGTCCCCATCTCCCCGCTTGAGATCTTCAGCGACGATGACGTGGGAGTCCTCGTGTTCGGCAATGTTAGTGCGACTAACCACTGGTGCGGATCCAACTACAAGTGGAGGGTCAACATTACGATACCCAGCTACGCCGACGGAAGCCTTGTGCTCCTAAAAATACCGGCCTCAATATTCCCCGGCATATATCACACCGATGGAACTGCCTCAATGATGATCTATGAAAAGTCCAGCATCGCGTGCACTCCGGTGCCCTTCTGGATAGAGTACTGGGGAACCTCCTACGTCTGGATATGGATAAGGGCCAGCGGTACTGACTACTCGATTTACTTTACAGACAACCCGTCCTATGCCACCGATGGATATAACAAGGAATACCTATTCTGGCTCATCGACACGTTCGACGGCACATCAATAAATCCCGTCCTGTGGAACAACCTAGCCGACGCGTATCTTGACGGGAGCGGCCATCTCGTCGTTCCAGGCGGAACTGAAAAACTCGCCCTCCAGACGGTCAATGCAATAGACGGTCCATTTTTTGTGAGGTTCAGGATGAAGCCGGACAGCACCGCTCTGGACTTTGATGGAGGCGTTGAGACGGAGTTTAACTATACGGAAACCCAGGCTTTAGGAAATTATCTCAAGGTCATCATAAGCTACGATGGACCGGAGCTCATAGACCCGACAAACGTCCAGGTGCCAATACGTCTCAGCGCCGCAAATATAAGCGGCATAAACTCCGACCCCGCAACGAACAGAGCGGAGATACTTACATACTCCGACCCGCTCCTCCAGAACAGGATACCCTTCTGGATAGAATACTGGGACACGAACGGCGCTCAGATATGGGTAAAGACTAACCTCACGTACATCGGAAGAACCTGGAGCAACGGATGGGTGTACCATTATAACGCCACAGTTTACATTAAATACAACACGGGCACACTCACCAGGGGAGACGGGAACCAGGTCTTCGAGTTCTTCGATGACTTCACAGGTACAACTTTGGATACAGGGAAGTGGGACACCCATGGAAATCCAGCCGTAAACAACGGCTATCTCCTGCTTCCGAGCAGGAGCTGGATATGGTCAAAGGCAACTTTCCCGAGCACATACATAATGGACATTAGAGGAAAGCTTGTCGACAACCCCGGAATAATGTGGAACATCCGCAGGAGCACGGGATGGGGTCGCATTGAGGACATCAACTACTACGGCGATGGAAGGGGGTATCTGTGGTGGTTCAACGTCCTGACGAGCAACTGGATTGGATGGTATGACTCTAGTACGACGGAGTACACACTAAACTCATTCCAGAACATAGAACTGAGAGTAACACCATTCTGGACCGACATATACCAGTTCTCAGACTGGACCAACAAGGTTCTAAGGAGCTCGTACAACGCTGGGGCTAGTAGCAACCGTGCCATAGGTTTGGAGCAGTGGAATGGAGGCCCCAGCGAATACGACTGGATATTCGTCCGCAAGTACCTGGAGGACGAGTACCTGAGCTACACCATAACGCAAGCCGGAGGCACCCAAACAACGACAGAGACGGAGAGAGTACAGTTCATCGACGACAATCCAGGATTCAGCGACCACAATGGGGACACGCTGGCCATACTCGAAAACTGGGAAAACAGCTTGGTGTCAGACAACCCCACGACACTGTCTGACTACCGCAGGTACCAGATTGTATTTACGCCTGTTTCCGGAGGAGTAGATCTTGAGTTCACGGACGTTGACAACCCGCTAAGAAGCACCACCGTGAGAATAAACAAAGAGCCCGTATCACCTACAAAAGTGGGCATCGTGATAGACAGCCAGCCCCAGGGCACCCTCATTAATACCGCATACTTCGATTGGATAGTTATAGGCAGGATGCCCTACTATACAACCGACTCCATAAGCTCCACCACCGTTGAATCGGCACCCCAGACAAGCAGTGCATACAATGCCCGTGCCTACGACCTGCAACCGCTGATATCATGTATAGTAGATCAGAAGTACTTTGGGACGTATAATGGAATATCGTTCTTTGAGCGCCTTGAAAACAGTGTGACCAACCATGCTAAATACTTCCAGCTGGCAAAGGAGATGCAGGACGAGCTGGGAATGAAATATGGAGGCGAATACTATCCCATCGGGCTCGTCAGCTTTATGGTGCCCAATGCTGACTACGACCGTAAGCTCTTTGATATATTCAACAACTTTGGAATAACAGTAGAAGACGGACAAAGTAGCGTGGATTACTACTTCCTCAACTATTACTTCGGAAGGATGGACAAGACGCCAGCCTATCGTGTCTGGGGCATATCCTACGGTACGAGCGCTCTCACAGGGGATTTGAGCGTTGTGCCATTCTTCCTCGACAATCAAACGGCAGCGGCCATACTTGGACCAACCGGAGCAGAAGACCTGCTGAAGAGGTGAAATCATGTCGGTGGAAGACATCCTCTACAGAATCGGTGAGTCCGTGGATTCAGGGATCAGAGAACTCATGGATTTCATAAATCCCTCCCCCTCAGAGGAGCCGCCAAGCTTTAGATATCTCAGCAGACTCGTGAAGAAGAGGTTCACTGCCCATGAATACCTCAGCCTCAAGCTCCAGCTGGCCTTTCTCAGCTATCTTATTCTCAATCTAATCCTGCTCTTCATCAAGGCCAGCCCACTGTGGCTCGTGGGCGTGGCGGTGGTTTACTTCCTCTATCTCCGCTACACATTGGTTAGGAACCGGGAGTTCTTTGTGGAGTATGAACCCTACAGGTTCTTTTACTACGCAATATCTCTTATTTCCCTCGCTGTTTTCCTGGGATACCTCGTGATACGGAAGATAGCCACGAGCATCTACTATTACTACGCATACCTGCTGGTGGCCTTTGCCATCGTGATGGCATTCAGATGGTACTTCAAGCAGAGATACGGAAGGGACTATACCTACGGCATCGTTGAGGAGATCAAGGGCGATGCCGTCAGGGTCTTTGTTCACGACGACATAGCGGCGAACGTCAAGCCCGGCCACTACTGGGTCGATGCCGTGGAAGACCTGGAAGTTGGCAGGGTGGTGAAGCTCATCGTGGAGGACAGGAAGCTCAAGGGGGCGGTTCCGGTAAGGATAATAGAGGTCTATCTCACGGATCAGTCCTCCCAGAGCTCGACAGAGCCGAAGGAAGAAACCGAATGAAGAATGAGGAGATATATCGAGTGACAGGGCTCAACAAGGTTCGTCTTGACGAATCCCCTACCTCTCTTCTTTATCTCCAGGGGCTCGACTCCGCGGCATTCTGGAAAGATTATAACGGTGTCTTCTCCCTCTACAAGACGGAAGCCGAGTCCCCCACAGACCCTCTCAAGGAAAACCCTGAACTCCTGCCATCTATCAATTTTAGTGAGATAGTAGACCGTGTGCCCCAAGCTATCACCAAAAATAGTAAGAGTTAAACTTTAAAAAGTTTTCTAATTTGCAATCTATAGTCGTAACCAGCAAGGCTTTTCAGGTGGGGTCTCAAAATGATGGGGGAGCGATGATGAGAGAACCCGTTACCGATAAAAGATGGGGAGAGGACCGACTAGCTGAGCTCCCCGCAGAGTTGTGCGAAGTTACGGTAAATATCCGCCCCCCTCTCCGTGTGGGCAACCTCGGGATGGAACTGGACGCCGTAGATGGGAAGGCTCTCGTGCTTCATGGCCTCAACAGGGCAGGTCTCACTCCTGGCCAAGAGCTTGAAGCCTCCAGGCAACTCCTTTACCTCGTCCATGTGGCTCTCCCACACCTTGAGCCTCTTTGGAAGCCCGCGGAAGATGTCGTTCTCCTCCAGTATCTCCACCTCAACGAGGCTGTATTCAGCCTTTTCGCCCCTTCCGACCTTCCCGCCGAAGTGCTTCGCTATCAGCTGGTGGCCGAGGCAGATGCCAAGGATTGGGACGTTGAACTCGTCGTAGTGCTCCAAGATGGCGGAGCAGTTGCCGGTTTTCTCTATGTCCGGGCCACCAGAGAAAATGATGCCTTTCGGCTTCATTGCCTTTATCTCCTCAAGCGGCGTCGTGTTGGGGATTATCTTGGCCTCAACGCCGAGGTATCTTAAAGTCCTCCATATCCTGTGGACGTACTGCCCGCCGTTGTCCATTATGACTATCATTCTCTCACCTCCAGGAGGTTGAAGAAGGCATTGGATTCTTCAGCGAGGTAAAAAGCCCTCAAATCGAGTGATTTGGCCAGCTCGGCCATTCTTTTGTCGTTGGTTATCAAAACAGCGTCAAGGTAACGGGCAGTCGCAATGAAGTATATGTCAGATGCCTTGTGGTGCGTCTGAAAGGCCACTTCCCTCAAATCCTCCATTATCAGTTCCTCCGGAACCCATATGACGATTTCTGAGTAGTGGTCCAGCGCTCTCTCCACGGATTCCCTCTCAAAGTACCTCGACAGAACGGCTATAAACTCAACCTCGCCGAGTCGCGGGGCATAGAGCTCAATTCTGCCGAGCTGGGCGTTCTCAATGACCTCTTCGGAAATCTCTGTTCGTTCAGGATAGAAACTTGAAAACAGATGAAAAATCACCGATGTGTCCACAACGACCCTCATGTTTCCTCCTCCCTTAGGCGAAGGAGGTAGTCAGTGGGATCCTCCTTGAACTTCGCAGGTGTTACTTTCTTCCTCATCTCCCTCGTCAGCTCAAGGAAGTCATCGCTGTAAACCCTAACCCTAAGCCTCTGCCCTTCCTTGAGCTTAAGGGGCTTCAGCGGCTTCAGCACGCCGTTCTCATAGATGACCTCAATGATCTCCCCCATTCTCCCACCGTATCCTTTTACGCTCAAGATGTAAATAAGGGTATCGAGTCACTCAAACTCAATCGTTGCCGGGGGCTTGTTGGTGATGTCGTAAAGCACCCTTCCAACCTCGGGAATCTCGCTGGTTATCCTGAAGGCTATCCTCTGCAGGACCTCGAAGGGAACGTTCATGGCATTTGCTGTCATGCCGTCGAGGCTCTCAACCACACGAACCGCTATCGTTTCCTTGTAGGCCCTTATGTCGCCCTGAACACCGACGGTCTTCACCCCCAGCAGAACAGCGAATGCCTGCCAGGGCTTTAGACCGGCCTTCTCGATCTCCTCCTCCACTATGGCGTTTGCCTCCCTTACAATGGCGACCTTCTCCGGGGTAACCTCACCGAGAACCCTAACCGCCAACCCCGGCCCCGGGAAGGGCATGCGGTTGTATATCTTCTCCGGGAGGCCGAGTTCTTTGCCCAGCTCCCTGACCTCGTCCTTGTAGAGGTCGCGGAGCGGCTCTATCAGCTTGAGGTTGAGCCTCTCCGGGAGTCCACCAACGTTGTGGTGGCTCTTGATTTTCCCCTTGCTCTCGATCCAGTCCGGGGCTATCGTTCCCTGGATTAGGAACCCGGCGTCGATCTCCCTCGCGACCTCTTCAAAGGCCTCGATGAAGACCCTGCCGATTATCTTTCTCTTTTCCTCGGGGTCGGTGACGCCCTTGAGCTCGCTGAAGAACCTTTCGCCGGCATCGACGTAGTGCAGGTTGAGACCAAACTCGTCCCTGAAGGTCCTGACGACGAATTCAGGTTCGCCCTTCCTCATGAAGCCGGTGTTGACGAAGACCGCGTGGAGCTTATCGCCTATGGCCTTGTGAGCAAGCACCGCAGCGACCGAGCTGTCAACGCCGCCGGAGAGCGCTATTATGGCCCTACCATCGCCGACCGTCTTCCTTATCTCCTCAACCTTCTCCTCGATGAACCTCCCCCACATGAGCACCACCTTTTCCCAACCATTCGGACGTCAATTTATAAACCTATCCGAGCGGGAATTAAACAGGTTCACGTCAAAATTTCGTCGAGCCTTCCCTCGTTCTCGGCCTGCCTCAGCTCCATCGCTATCCTTCTTCCGGTGCTGACCGGATAGTCATAGCGGAGCCAGCTGTATGGGGAACCATAAATGAAGGGGTTCGTCCCAGCGACTATCCTGGCGGAAATCTCGAAGACGACGAACTCAAGCTCCTCTGTGAAGACCCCCTCCAGACAGAAGGGGCCCCAGAGGCCACCCATCAGCTCCTCGGCAGCCTCAACGACCCTCTCCCCGGCCTCGATGACGTCCATCAGCAGGCTTTCGCGGAGAACTAGCGGAATGTTGCCTATCACCGTATAGTTGGTGTTCAGTTCAAGGTCGAGCTGCTCTCTGGCCGGAATCCTGCCTATCGCATCGACGTTGGACTCGTAACGCCTGTCTATGCTCATCAGCTCCAGCTCTCGGTTGAGCTTCGAGTAGAAGTAGTGCGGATAAACCGGAACGCCGAGAACGTACTCCTGAATCTGGATTCCGCTCAGCTCTTCCTTGTTCTGAACCCCGAGCCTTTCAGCTTTCTTCCAGAAGTCCTCAGAGCTCTTGGCCAAAAAGTAGCCCTTCCCGCCCTTGGCACCGTGGGGCTTGACTATGACCGGCCCGTCTATGTCGTCTGGGTCGTCGTAAACCCTCGGAAGGCGGAGTTTAGCCTTCTCAAGCCACTTCCTTTCCAGTGAGCGGTCGCTCTCCCACTTCAAGACTTCTTTGTTGCCGTAGTATGGAACGCGCATCTTCTCGACCAGCTCGATTCCGAGATGGGCCACGAAGGAGCCGGTTGGAATGACGACGGCATCCAAGCTGAGCAGCTCTTCCTCTGGATAGCTCCCCTCAATGAAGTAGTCCGCCACCGGAAAGTAGCGCGTGTAGAGGGGCCTAACGCGGAGGTTCCCAAAGGCAACCGTCTCAAAGCCCTCCCCCTTTGCCCCCTTCAAAATCTGAAGGGCAGAGTGGGATGCATACGTCGAGACCCTCATTCCCCCTCACCCAGAAGCTTTGGCAGGGACTCGTGGACTGCCCTCAGCTCGGAAACCAGCCTTCTCAGGAGTTCCTTTCCGCTCCAGTTGAAGATCACGTCACTTCCCTTCGCCTCTCCGATGACTGCAAAGTGTTTGAAGAGTGCTTTAAGCTCGTCAAGGTTCTCCTCGGGGAAGGCAACTATGTAGCGCCCGTGACTCTCGCTGAAAGCTACCTCCACCGGGTTCAATGTTTCGGCTGGAACCCTTGAGAGGTCAACCGTGAAGCCTACCTTTCCTGGGATGGCCATCTCCACGAGGGCAACGGCGAGTCCACCCCTGCTAACGTCGTGAACCGCTCTGACGAGGCCTTTCCGTATAGCCTTCAGAATTCCCTCGGAGTTGACCTTCTCCTCGTCGAGGTTCACGCGCGGGGCAAGACCGCCTTCAACGCCGAGCCTTGAGAACAGCTCCGAGCCGCCGAGTTCGGCCTTCGTTACCCCAACGACGCCTATGAGCAGTCCATTGTCCAGCCCCATCTCCGGGATTTCCTCAAGCTTTACCTTTCCGAGGCCGGCAACGACCGGTGTCGGCTTTATCGGTTTTCCTGCAACCTCGTTGTAGAAGCTGACGTTCCCGCTGACGTACGCCAAACCAAAGGCTTTGGCCGCATCGGCCAATCCCCTGACGGTCTCGGTGAAGCTCCAGTAGACCTCGGGCCTCTCGGGCGAGGCGAAGTTGAGGTTGTCCACCAACGCTAATGGCTCGGCCCCAACGCTCACGAGGTTTCTGACAACCTCGGCAACCGCCCCCATCGCACCGTGGTAGGGGTTGAGGTGGCTGTGGCTTGGGTTCCCGTCGGCGGTGAATGCCAAGCCATACTCGTCGTTGAGCTTGAGCACCGCCGAATCCCTTCCGGGCTTGAGGACCGTCCTCCCCTGGACCTCGTGGTCATACTGCTCCCATATCCAGCGCTTGCTTACGATGTTCGGACTGCCCCAGACGAGGTCGAAGGCCTCGCCGAATGAAACGTCGGGAGTTTCAACCGATCTCTCTGCGCTGTAGGGCCTCTGCTCCCACTCCATCGTGGGAACGTCCGCTAAGAGTTCAACCGGAAGGTCTGCAACTTTCTCCCCATTCCAGTGTATCACAAAGCGCGGCTCCTCGATGACCTCCCCCACAACCGTCCATTCGAGGCCGTACTTCTCGAAAATCTTTCCGAGGACGTCAACGTCGGCTTCGCTAACCGCGAAGAGCATCCTCTCCTGGCTCTCTGAAATCATGACCTCTGTCGGGCTCATTCCCGGCTCGCGGAGCGGAACCCTGTCGGCGTAGATTACAGCCCCGAAGTCCTTCTTGCCGGCCATCTCGGAAGCGGCGCAGGTTAGACCGCCCCCTCCAAGGTCCTTGAGCGCCCTGACCTTTCCGGTGTAAACGGCCTCAAGCGTGGCTTCAATCAGCAGCTTTTCCGTGAAGGGATCGGGGATCTGGACGGCGGAGCGGTCTTCCTCCTCCGCGTTCTCTCCGAGTTCCTCGCTCGCGAAGGTGACTCCGTGGATGCCGTCCCTGCCGGTCCTGTTGCCGACGAGTATAAGCTTGAGACCCGGCTCAGTTACGTAGCTGTGAACGAGGTGCTCGGGCTTCATTATCCCGATACAGGCCACGTTCACCAGCGTGTAGTTGTCGAGGCTCTCATCGAACTCCGTCTCGCCCCCAACGGTAGGAACGCCTATCCTGTTGCCGTAGTCGGCTATGCCCTTAACAACGTACTCGAAGAGATAGCGGTTTCTCTCCCTCTCCAGCGGGCCGAAACGGATCGGGTCAAGCAAAGCAATCGGCCTTGCACCCATGCATAGTATGTCCCTCACTATTCCGCCGACTCCCGTGGCCGCTCCCCCGTAGGGCTCGACCGCGCTCGGGTGGTTGTGGCTCTCTATGCCAACGACTATCCAAGTGTTCTCGTCGAACCTCACTATTCCCGCGTCCTCACCGGGGCCCAAAATGACGTGCTCGTTCTCGGTCGGCAGGAGCTTCAGCCAGAGCCTGCTCGACTTATACGAGGCGTGCTCGCTCCACATGACTTCGAGCATCGCCCACTCAAGTTCGCTCGGCTCTCTCTTCAAGCGTTCACGGATGAGCTTCTCCTCGTGCGGAAACACGGAATCACCTCCTCACCCACTCCACCATGCTTCTAAAGAGCCTCAGACCGTCTTCACTGCCCAAAAAGCGGTCGCTCGCGCGCTCCGGATGGGGCATGGTTCCAAGGACGTTGCCTCTCTCGTTGGCTATCGCCGCTATGTTCAGAATCGAGCCGTTGGGGTTAGCTTCCTCGCTCATGTTTCCTCTCTCGTCGCTGTACTGGAAGACGATTCTAACCTTCGATGGGTCGTCCACGTAGTAGTTCCCCTCTGCATGGGCTATAGGCATCCTTATGACCTCTCCCGGCTCGTAGAGGGAAGTGAACGGCGTTTCAACGTCGTTAACGTGAAGGTGCACCCACCTGCAGAGGAATCTTGGCTTCTTGTTCGGCCTCAGTGCCCCCGGAAGGAGCCCCGCCTCCGTCAGAACCTGAAAGCCGTTGCATATCCCGAGGACGGGTCTCCCCTCGCGGGCGAACTCCTTCACTTCTTCCATTATCTCCTGCCTTGCCGCTATCGCCCCGGCGCGGAGGTAATCGGCGTAGCTGAAGCCACCGGGCAAAACCACGCCGTCGAAGTCCTTGAGGCTCGTTTTGTACCAGACGCGCTCGACCTCGGCGCCGGCCTTTCTTATCGCCCTCTCCGTCTCGAAGTCGCAATTCGTTCCGGGGAATACGACCACGGCGAAGCGAACCATCTCAGCTCACCGGCTCGATGCTGTACTCGTAGTCGTGGATGAGCGGGTTGGCAAGGAGCCTTTTGCACATCTCCTCCACTTCCCGCTCTGGCTTTTCGCTCTCCAGCTCGAACTCGAAGTACTTGGGAACGTGCAAGCTCTCCACCGCGTAGCCGAGGTTCCTGAGGGCGTTTCCTATGACCCTTCCTTCGGGGTCGTTGAGTCCCTCTTTTAAGCGAACGATGATGGTAACCTTCCACCTCATGGGCATCACCTTATCAAAAATATGTAAAAATTTGGAGTTTTTAAGGTTTATTTTAACATAAATTTGTCAAGAATACGTCAGCTCCAGCGCGAGCCTTACGGAATCCTCCGAGACGACTCTCATTACCCCCTTGTCCCCCATGAGGAGAACGACATCTGTATGAAGCGTCTTCATGAAGACCCAACTTCCTCTCGGTCTCATAGAAGATAAAGAAGAGAAAGCTTGATACATCTGAACAAAAAAGCAAAGATGAGAAGGAGTACTTATTTTTTAGGAATGTTTGATCGCCATCATTAAGAATAAGCTCGCAAAGAGCGCAAGGATTCCAGATACAACATAAGCGCCTCCAAGGCCAAAGATATCAGCAATGAGCCCAACTGCAATGTTGGCAAGCATTGAGAACATACCTCCTATCGTGCTAAGTGCGGATGTAACGGTAGAGCGGATTGGAGAGGGTATAAGCTCATTTCTGAACGTTATCATGGCGGGTGCTCTAATGGCTATTATTATCTCAAAGAGAGTTATGAGTGCGAGGAGGGATAAGAGGCCCTTAACAATGCCCATTGCGATTATCAGAAGACCCATCAACGGCGTTGTGATTGCTAAAATTTTCCTGTGGTCCATGAACCTAGAGAGCCTGAGAGATACGAATCCCCCGAAAGACGTTGAAAGTATCAGCAGGGGATAAACGTAACCTATACTGCTTTCCCTGAGTCCGGCTTCCTTTGCAAGAACCATCCAGAAC
This window of the Thermococcus thermotolerans genome carries:
- a CDS encoding DUF2341 domain-containing protein → MKKRRAFLMNSTAILLLIPLMLLLATYEDVSSQIIMSQSERTQVERTYRVVSYVEMDFQRTLEISGKRAIVTVVDYIANTRDFLDPNDPDGMANATIRDLVLFGQSPQVASNYSERLMRDQTVLGWLGNMSTELRRQGYELKIANRTIAEIEAMSVSQRSSFLRSNIELTVAPLDAFRIVIRARIKDVTISDVSGKVVYTGPIPRENYVYSIISIENLEDPIFSALTYGRYYRSIEPCEYTFPELMDRPVRTLYGNGTSTSDHVLGKYSSTAWDTGHIFYGNSYPGDGADGYVLRSGDIAGVTAPIIVNTTINGVPISPLEIFSDDDVGVLVFGNVSATNHWCGSNYKWRVNITIPSYADGSLVLLKIPASIFPGIYHTDGTASMMIYEKSSIACTPVPFWIEYWGTSYVWIWIRASGTDYSIYFTDNPSYATDGYNKEYLFWLIDTFDGTSINPVLWNNLADAYLDGSGHLVVPGGTEKLALQTVNAIDGPFFVRFRMKPDSTALDFDGGVETEFNYTETQALGNYLKVIISYDGPELIDPTNVQVPIRLSAANISGINSDPATNRAEILTYSDPLLQNRIPFWIEYWDTNGAQIWVKTNLTYIGRTWSNGWVYHYNATVYIKYNTGTLTRGDGNQVFEFFDDFTGTTLDTGKWDTHGNPAVNNGYLLLPSRSWIWSKATFPSTYIMDIRGKLVDNPGIMWNIRRSTGWGRIEDINYYGDGRGYLWWFNVLTSNWIGWYDSSTTEYTLNSFQNIELRVTPFWTDIYQFSDWTNKVLRSSYNAGASSNRAIGLEQWNGGPSEYDWIFVRKYLEDEYLSYTITQAGGTQTTTETERVQFIDDNPGFSDHNGDTLAILENWENSLVSDNPTTLSDYRRYQIVFTPVSGGVDLEFTDVDNPLRSTTVRINKEPVSPTKVGIVIDSQPQGTLINTAYFDWIVIGRMPYYTTDSISSTTVESAPQTSSAYNARAYDLQPLISCIVDQKYFGTYNGISFFERLENSVTNHAKYFQLAKEMQDELGMKYGGEYYPIGLVSFMVPNADYDRKLFDIFNNFGITVEDGQSSVDYYFLNYYFGRMDKTPAYRVWGISYGTSALTGDLSVVPFFLDNQTAAAILGPTGAEDLLKR
- a CDS encoding DUF2101 family protein, with amino-acid sequence MSVEDILYRIGESVDSGIRELMDFINPSPSEEPPSFRYLSRLVKKRFTAHEYLSLKLQLAFLSYLILNLILLFIKASPLWLVGVAVVYFLYLRYTLVRNREFFVEYEPYRFFYYAISLISLAVFLGYLVIRKIATSIYYYYAYLLVAFAIVMAFRWYFKQRYGRDYTYGIVEEIKGDAVRVFVHDDIAANVKPGHYWVDAVEDLEVGRVVKLIVEDRKLKGAVPVRIIEVYLTDQSSQSSTEPKEETE
- a CDS encoding TonB-dependent receptor — its product is MGHTVYYLTKIDRWQEFRVFLERVCGGLGFRLVEGEDTVIIFPECRGVEPLEIKKRGRGFVKTNLVEPCHSIYLLILHSVSSFGSVELWED
- a CDS encoding GMP synthase subunit A, with protein sequence MIVIMDNGGQYVHRIWRTLRYLGVEAKIIPNTTPLEEIKAMKPKGIIFSGGPDIEKTGNCSAILEHYDEFNVPILGICLGHQLIAKHFGGKVGRGEKAEYSLVEVEILEENDIFRGLPKRLKVWESHMDEVKELPGGFKLLARSETCPVEAMKHESLPIYGVQFHPEVAHTERGADIYRNFAQLCGELS
- a CDS encoding type II toxin-antitoxin system VapC family toxin; the encoded protein is MRVVVDTSVIFHLFSSFYPERTEISEEVIENAQLGRIELYAPRLGEVEFIAVLSRYFERESVERALDHYSEIVIWVPEELIMEDLREVAFQTHHKASDIYFIATARYLDAVLITNDKRMAELAKSLDLRAFYLAEESNAFFNLLEVRE
- a CDS encoding antitoxin AF2212-like protein; translation: MGEIIEVIYENGVLKPLKPLKLKEGQRLRVRVYSDDFLELTREMRKKVTPAKFKEDPTDYLLRLREEET
- the guaA gene encoding glutamine-hydrolyzing GMP synthase, with product MWGRFIEEKVEEIRKTVGDGRAIIALSGGVDSSVAAVLAHKAIGDKLHAVFVNTGFMRKGEPEFVVRTFRDEFGLNLHYVDAGERFFSELKGVTDPEEKRKIIGRVFIEAFEEVAREIDAGFLIQGTIAPDWIESKGKIKSHHNVGGLPERLNLKLIEPLRDLYKDEVRELGKELGLPEKIYNRMPFPGPGLAVRVLGEVTPEKVAIVREANAIVEEEIEKAGLKPWQAFAVLLGVKTVGVQGDIRAYKETIAVRVVESLDGMTANAMNVPFEVLQRIAFRITSEIPEVGRVLYDITNKPPATIEFE
- a CDS encoding formate--phosphoribosylaminoimidazolecarboxamide ligase, whose amino-acid sequence is MRVSTYASHSALQILKGAKGEGFETVAFGNLRVRPLYTRYFPVADYFIEGSYPEEELLSLDAVVIPTGSFVAHLGIELVEKMRVPYYGNKEVLKWESDRSLERKWLEKAKLRLPRVYDDPDDIDGPVIVKPHGAKGGKGYFLAKSSEDFWKKAERLGVQNKEELSGIQIQEYVLGVPVYPHYFYSKLNRELELMSIDRRYESNVDAIGRIPAREQLDLELNTNYTVIGNIPLVLRESLLMDVIEAGERVVEAAEELMGGLWGPFCLEGVFTEELEFVVFEISARIVAGTNPFIYGSPYSWLRYDYPVSTGRRIAMELRQAENEGRLDEILT
- the purL gene encoding phosphoribosylformylglycinamidine synthase subunit PurL produces the protein MFPHEEKLIRERLKREPSELEWAMLEVMWSEHASYKSSRLWLKLLPTENEHVILGPGEDAGIVRFDENTWIVVGIESHNHPSAVEPYGGAATGVGGIVRDILCMGARPIALLDPIRFGPLERERNRYLFEYVVKGIADYGNRIGVPTVGGETEFDESLDNYTLVNVACIGIMKPEHLVHSYVTEPGLKLILVGNRTGRDGIHGVTFASEELGENAEEEDRSAVQIPDPFTEKLLIEATLEAVYTGKVRALKDLGGGGLTCAASEMAGKKDFGAVIYADRVPLREPGMSPTEVMISESQERMLFAVSEADVDVLGKIFEKYGLEWTVVGEVIEEPRFVIHWNGEKVADLPVELLADVPTMEWEQRPYSAERSVETPDVSFGEAFDLVWGSPNIVSKRWIWEQYDHEVQGRTVLKPGRDSAVLKLNDEYGLAFTADGNPSHSHLNPYHGAMGAVAEVVRNLVSVGAEPLALVDNLNFASPERPEVYWSFTETVRGLADAAKAFGLAYVSGNVSFYNEVAGKPIKPTPVVAGLGKVKLEEIPEMGLDNGLLIGVVGVTKAELGGSELFSRLGVEGGLAPRVNLDEEKVNSEGILKAIRKGLVRAVHDVSRGGLAVALVEMAIPGKVGFTVDLSRVPAETLNPVEVAFSESHGRYIVAFPEENLDELKALFKHFAVIGEAKGSDVIFNWSGKELLRRLVSELRAVHESLPKLLGEGE
- the purQ gene encoding phosphoribosylformylglycinamidine synthase I, whose translation is MVRFAVVVFPGTNCDFETERAIRKAGAEVERVWYKTSLKDFDGVVLPGGFSYADYLRAGAIAARQEIMEEVKEFAREGRPVLGICNGFQVLTEAGLLPGALRPNKKPRFLCRWVHLHVNDVETPFTSLYEPGEVIRMPIAHAEGNYYVDDPSKVRIVFQYSDERGNMSEEANPNGSILNIAAIANERGNVLGTMPHPERASDRFLGSEDGLRLFRSMVEWVRR